The genomic stretch CCAGATCACTACCAGCTTCGGTATGGCCGGCCCGGGTGAGAACGCCGCCGGGTTCTGCAATGATCGGGAAAATGTGTCCGGGTGTGACGATGTCTGATGGAGACGCATCCGGATGCACCGCCGCCTGTACAGTGGTGGCGCGATCGGCAGCGGAGATTCCGGTTGATACATTTCGGGCCGCTTCTATGGAAACTGTGAACGCAGTGGAATATGGCGAGGTATTTTCCCGGACCATCGGAGACAGGTTAAGTTGCCGACATCGCTGTTCGGATAGCGAGAGGCATATCAATCCCCGCCCATGTGTAGCCATGAAGTTGATATGGTCAGAAGTGACATGTTCTGCTGCGATCAGAAGATCACCTTCATTCTCACGTGACTCATCGTCAACCAGAATGACCATCCTGCCTTGGCGGAAATCCCGCAGGATTGACTCGATAGAACTGATTCCGGTGACACCTTTGCCGGGAAACGGGATCGGCTCGGCTGCGTTATTCATGTTTTTCCCTAAGTGGATGAGTGTGCACGATTATAGAACTCTTCCCGCCAGAAAATTCCTTCCCGTGCTGGATTCGATGACTGCAAGCGGACCGGCAGCGGAACTTGAAACGCAGATGCGGAATCAATCCTTACCGGGGATCACCTCGCATCACCGCAAGGTAATCGGTAATCCGCCCGGCATATCGGGCGAGCATGTCAACTTCGACATGTACAAAGTCGCCTGCAGCAACACCTTTCAGTGTTGTCATCTCAAGCGTATGAGGAATGATATTGACCGCAAATTCCGATACGCCTTTCTTGTCTGCAACATCCTTGACTGTCAGGCTCACGCCATCAAGAGATATTGAACCCTGGGGGACAATGAACTGATTGATTTTCAGTTGTCGATCAACACTGAACTCAAGCAGCACGGACGCGCCTGAAAAGGTGTGTCCGATACACTTTGCAAGCCCGTCAACATGACCGGTGACAAGATGTCCTCCCAACGGATCGTTCAGCGTCAACGCGGTCTCGATATTGACGCTTTCACCCACCTGAAGATCGGAAAACCGGGTATCGCTCAGTGAGCGGTTCGATACGAATACGTCAATCTCGCTCCCGTGCCGAGCCGTCACCGTCAAGCATGCTCCGCCGACTGCAACACTGTCGCCGATTTTCAGTTTTTTTGGCCTGTCCAGGTTGGTCTCGATTGAGAAACCTACGCCTTGTTCCGATCGATCAATTTTCTTGATCTCACCAACAGACTCGACAATTCCTGTAAACATCTTCGTACCAAGAGATTTGAACCAATCCGGTTACACCGAGTGTTTCACTTCGAGCGTGATCTTGAGGTCTTCACCGATACGTCTGACTTGCGTAAACTGAGCCTGGACTCGTTCAGTCAGTTGGCGCAGTTCACCAAGCGCAGCAATTCCCTTTCCTTCGTCCCCGATCAAGGACGGTGCCATATAGACGATCACTTCATCCACCAGGCGTTCTGCGAACAGAGTTCCCACCAGATTCGGCCCGGCTTCCACCAATATCTCGTTGAATTCGCATCTTGTCAAATATTCCAATAATTTCGTGCAATCCACACCGCCGCGGCCCGAT from Acidiferrobacterales bacterium encodes the following:
- a CDS encoding riboflavin synthase — translated: MFTGIVESVGEIKKIDRSEQGVGFSIETNLDRPKKLKIGDSVAVGGACLTVTARHGSEIDVFVSNRSLSDTRFSDLQVGESVNIETALTLNDPLGGHLVTGHVDGLAKCIGHTFSGASVLLEFSVDRQLKINQFIVPQGSISLDGVSLTVKDVADKKGVSEFAVNIIPHTLEMTTLKGVAAGDFVHVEVDMLARYAGRITDYLAVMRGDPR